A portion of the Deinococcus sp. AB2017081 genome contains these proteins:
- a CDS encoding tyrosine-type recombinase/integrase → MLSGFLIRDLRELGGQGTHLVIGRTPEAARNRLRTLCIRVGVPYRGLHALRHTAGTRLVRAGFQLQDVAKHLGHSDVQTARPTASGPIPACASTYSSSRTAGVNVRWTAHPVHCTFTRPVRGICCAFTRPLRGKARHFTRPVCGVNATTSPVQVVGTGG, encoded by the coding sequence CTGCTGTCGGGTTTCCTCATCCGTGACCTCCGCGAGCTCGGCGGCCAGGGCACACACCTCGTCATCGGCCGCACGCCGGAAGCGGCGCGGAACCGGCTCAGGACGCTGTGTATCCGCGTCGGTGTGCCGTACCGGGGCCTGCACGCGCTGCGCCACACCGCCGGCACGCGCCTGGTGCGCGCCGGGTTCCAGCTTCAGGACGTCGCCAAACATCTGGGGCACAGTGACGTGCAGACTGCCCGACCTACGGCAAGTGGGCCGATACCCGCCTGCGCGAGCACCTACAGCAGCAGTAGGACAGCAGGGGTGAACGTGCGGTGGACAGCCCACCCCGTCCACTGCACGTTCACCCGTCCAGTTCGTGGGATCTGCTGTGCCTTCACCCGTCCACTTCGTGGGAAGGCACGGCATTTCACCCGTCCAGTTTGTGGGGTGAACGCCACGACTTCACCCGTCCAGGTTGTGGGAACCGGTGGCTAG
- a CDS encoding replication initiator protein A has product MTSSPLALRSNFDDLNLAEASLISCLTRLKAGETRWEHSFVIAGREMHVECLGNAYGFPHGPDNDMMLVLSNLFLERGKPRDNSVECSAYALLKMLGRTDSSQNYRIIHDSLTRLSGTMYKISGWLDHPGGTARRVTFRFIERVEEVAAEATSLNLKSFGAGTKLRVTLDKEVAASLSSPRVRPFDLDFMLKLPGSQSRMLFRLLDTLWYSDPQASSEGHLDFGLLELGKLLRLTNLRPDSIRRTISPIHDELIASEFLKSAVLSGRGATQRVRYVLNPQRPDYPLTAEQLELVGRLKLLEIPDSQARAYIRKHTVDAARARLALAERILASTSRIRKSRGAYAWDILNDGSGKYVDTAGGGGLVAAVSQMKGSTTHPVEEDPQAAFDELRRFEDALPAEEQWERHRGAIKLLLGKRVGQEHWKLLEARCLAGEMSASALLREANAAMAALSMHDFVETVVVRLKDEGVPLTSAES; this is encoded by the coding sequence ATGACCTCATCGCCCCTGGCCCTGAGATCCAACTTTGATGACCTCAATCTCGCGGAGGCGTCACTGATCAGTTGCCTCACGCGGCTCAAGGCAGGGGAGACGCGCTGGGAGCATTCGTTCGTCATCGCCGGGCGTGAAATGCACGTCGAATGCCTGGGTAACGCCTACGGATTCCCACATGGCCCCGACAACGACATGATGCTCGTGCTGAGTAACCTGTTCCTCGAACGGGGCAAACCCAGGGACAACTCGGTCGAGTGCAGCGCCTACGCCCTCCTGAAGATGCTGGGCCGCACCGACAGCAGCCAGAACTACCGCATCATCCACGACAGCCTCACGCGTCTCTCCGGCACGATGTACAAGATCTCCGGGTGGCTCGACCATCCTGGGGGCACCGCCCGCCGGGTCACGTTCCGGTTCATCGAGCGAGTGGAGGAGGTAGCCGCCGAGGCGACGTCGCTGAACCTCAAGTCGTTCGGCGCGGGAACGAAGCTGCGGGTGACCCTCGACAAGGAGGTGGCGGCAAGTCTGTCCTCGCCCCGGGTGCGGCCGTTTGATCTTGACTTCATGCTCAAGCTCCCGGGCAGCCAGAGCCGGATGCTGTTCCGCCTGCTGGACACGCTGTGGTACAGCGATCCCCAGGCCTCGAGCGAGGGGCATCTGGACTTCGGGCTGTTGGAACTCGGCAAGCTGCTGCGGCTCACCAACCTGCGGCCGGACAGCATCCGGCGCACGATCTCGCCGATCCACGACGAGCTCATCGCCAGCGAATTTTTGAAAAGCGCGGTGCTGAGTGGACGTGGCGCCACACAGCGGGTGAGGTACGTCCTCAATCCGCAGCGGCCGGATTATCCACTGACCGCCGAGCAGCTCGAACTCGTCGGTCGCCTCAAACTGCTGGAAATCCCCGACAGCCAGGCACGGGCGTACATCCGCAAACATACGGTCGATGCGGCACGGGCGCGCCTCGCGCTGGCTGAGCGCATCCTGGCGAGCACGAGCCGGATCCGCAAGTCCCGAGGCGCGTACGCCTGGGACATCCTGAACGATGGCAGCGGAAAGTACGTGGACACGGCGGGTGGCGGTGGCCTGGTGGCTGCGGTGTCACAGATGAAAGGATCGACCACACATCCAGTGGAGGAAGATCCGCAGGCGGCGTTTGACGAGCTCCGGCGGTTCGAGGACGCGCTGCCCGCTGAAGAGCAGTGGGAGCGTCACCGCGGCGCGATCAAGCTGCTGCTCGGCAAGCGCGTGGGTCAGGAGCACTGGAAACTCCTCGAGGCGAGGTGCCTGGCCGGGGAGATGTCTGCGAGCGCACTGCTCCGCGAGGCCAACGCCGCCATGGCGGCCCTCTCTATGCACGACTTCGTCGAAACGGTGGTGGTACGCCTCAAGGACGAGGGCGTACCGCTGACCTCCGCAGAGAGCTGA
- a CDS encoding ParA family protein, which translates to MADSKQEGQYAGKTVVISAVMKKGGAGKTSTIVPLAYLAALTGARVALIDMDTTPSAEQWVNAAELAGETLACDRVTAEELEPLLAEIKASGLIDFVFIDTPPGDKHIIVQAMSESDLVLMPVHIGSGDLPQLLETYHLMKLPLRANPALQHLIVVNHGGTMPAVTRDTVEAIREGIPEARLARTVVPYSRLYALGKGSRPDGKWWHFTQLWDEIREALA; encoded by the coding sequence ATGGCAGACAGCAAGCAGGAAGGCCAATATGCTGGCAAGACGGTTGTCATCTCGGCTGTCATGAAAAAGGGTGGGGCCGGCAAGACGAGCACCATCGTGCCGCTGGCATACCTTGCTGCCCTCACCGGGGCCCGTGTTGCGCTCATCGACATGGACACCACCCCAAGCGCTGAGCAGTGGGTCAATGCGGCCGAGCTGGCAGGGGAGACCCTCGCCTGCGACCGGGTCACAGCCGAGGAACTCGAGCCGCTACTCGCCGAGATCAAGGCCTCGGGCCTGATCGACTTCGTGTTCATCGACACGCCGCCAGGGGATAAACACATCATCGTGCAGGCGATGAGCGAGTCCGACCTCGTCCTCATGCCCGTCCATATCGGCTCGGGCGATCTGCCACAGCTGCTGGAGACGTACCACCTGATGAAACTGCCCCTGCGCGCTAATCCGGCCCTCCAGCACCTCATCGTGGTCAACCACGGCGGTACCATGCCGGCGGTCACCCGCGATACCGTCGAGGCGATCCGGGAGGGCATTCCTGAGGCCCGCCTGGCCCGGACGGTCGTGCCGTATTCGCGGCTCTATGCGCTGGGCAAGGGCAGCCGGCCCGACGGCAAGTGGTGGCACTTCACCCAGCTCTGGGACGAGATCCGGGAGGCGCTGGCATGA
- a CDS encoding IS630 family transposase (programmed frameshift) produces MSFWRPSHLTRTQQEERRLAAQSALADSGRPTRDLAQQFGVAEVTIRAWRARLRRDGEDALRASRATGRPRRLTAAQQDEIGAMIDGDPRSHGFETSGWTIPKIRHVIGVTYGVWLDRAHLSRILRSWGFTYQRPALRAVERHEDDIATWVRVQREALGKKIAEGATVVFLDESGFSLKTTKVRTWGRCGQTPIIPTKLRWEHLSVIGAITTDGQFLHHTHRGAVRSPGVVTFLEHVLRHVDGEVIVVLDRAMIHRSKAVQAFVHLHERLSLLYLPPYAPELNPIELIWADLKRNVVGNFCAMSMSELKKRLTVGWQRIRRKALPLAFIRGTQFTASLLT; encoded by the exons ATTTCCTTCTGGCGGCCAAGCCACCTCACGCGCACCCAGCAGGAAGAACGGCGTCTTGCCGCCCAGTCCGCCCTCGCTGACTCCGGCCGCCCGACCCGCGACCTGGCCCAGCAGTTCGGCGTGGCCGAGGTGACGATCCGTGCATGGCGTGCTCGGCTGCGGCGCGATGGAGAGGACGCGCTGCGCGCTTCCCGCGCCACCGGTCGACCACGGCGTCTGACTGCAGCCCAGCAGGACGAGATCGGGGCCATGATCGACGGCGATCCCCGGTCGCACGGCTTTGAGACCAGTGGCTGGACGATCCCGAAGATCCGCCACGTGATCGGCGTGACCTATGGCGTGTGGCTCGATCGGGCGCACCTCTCCCGGATCCTCCGCAGTTGGGGATTCACGTATCAGCGGCCCGCACTGCGGGCCGTGGAACGCCACGAAGACGACATCGCCACCTGGGTTCGTGTTCAGCGAGAGGCCCTG GGAAAAAAAATCGCTGAGGGCGCGACCGTGGTGTTTCTGGACGAAAGCGGCTTCAGTCTGAAAACGACGAAAGTTCGCACCTGGGGGCGGTGTGGGCAGACGCCGATCATCCCCACAAAGCTGCGCTGGGAACATCTGTCCGTGATCGGTGCCATCACGACTGATGGGCAGTTCCTGCACCACACGCACCGCGGCGCGGTGCGCTCACCTGGGGTCGTGACGTTCTTGGAGCATGTCCTGCGACATGTGGATGGGGAGGTGATCGTGGTGCTGGATCGCGCCATGATCCACCGGTCGAAGGCGGTGCAAGCGTTCGTGCACCTGCACGAACGCCTGTCGTTGCTCTACCTGCCGCCGTATGCGCCGGAATTGAACCCGATCGAGTTGATCTGGGCCGATCTCAAACGGAATGTGGTGGGGAACTTCTGCGCGATGTCGATGAGCGAGTTGAAGAAGCGGCTGACGGTGGGCTGGCAGCGCATCCGGCGCAAAGCCCTGCCGCTTGCGTTCATCCGAGGAACGCAGTTTACGGCATCGCTACTGACTTAA